The segment ATTTTCGTATCCGCAGTAACAACTTCTTGATCCGTACCGTTGTGCACATTGAATAGGATATACACTTTACGGCCATCCGTGGCCGCGCCTTCCACATCTATACGGTATCCTTTGTTGGTTGCGCTTTGACGGACCGGTTGGAACAGATTTCGTTCCAGGATGTCGCCAACCACCCGGTTCGTTAATGGCTGCTTGCGATAGTCCGCAAAATCATTCCAGCTTTTGGTGCTGGCCGCCTGCACTGAACCGCTGAGGCCGGAATCGTCTATACCTCCAGATGGCAAGCCGATGGATGAGACAAGCACAAAAATGGCTGCGGCCGCGGCTAATACAGCGCCGGCCCCATAGGAATAGAAACGCCGTTTGCTGCGTTTTTTTCCTTGCGTCATTCCACTGCGCATGGCATTATAAATTTTCAATTCCTGAATCTCCTCTGCATGAAGATGGACCTCCCGGGCATCCTGTTTCAGGACACGCTCTTCTTTTTCCAACATTTCTGTCACCTCCGATTTGCTCACAGATATTTCCGCAACAGCCTAAGTCCTTCACGCAGCCAGGTTTTGACCGTGCCTTCGGGCTTATTCAGTACCTTGGCAATTTCAGTGGTCGTCATATCCTGGTAATACTTGAGCATCACGGCATGCCGGTATTTCGGCTTGATCCGGCTCATCGCCCGCTCCAGATCGAGACGGTCGCTGCTCCTCATCTCCTGGGTCTCCTTCTCGTCCAGCTTCTCCGCCGGCACGACGCGTTTTTTACGCCTTAACTCATCCATGCAGCAGTTGATGGTAATCCGCAGCAGCCACGGTGTGAAGGCCTGTTCGTTCTTAAGCTGTTTGCGCTTCATCCAAGCCCGGCATGAGGCTTCTTGCACCGCTTCCAGGGCATCTGCTTCTGAGCGCAGATAGCTGTACGCGAGCGCATACAGTTTACGGTGCTCACTTGCAAGCCGCTCAAAGAACACCTCTTCATCCATCAGTTCCAGATCTGCTGTATTGGCTTTGTTCATTGTCTTCCCCCCATTCACCATCCCCTCTTCCTTATTGTGTTGGTCTATGGAAGAAGTCGTCCTTTAAATATGTTTTCATAAGTAAGACGGAGCTAACCGGAAAAACGATTGATTTTTATTAAAACACATATCAGATAGGCCAACCAGTGACAAACAGGCCGCAGCCAAGCGGTATAATTGTACTACTATAAATATCCAGATTTGTGGTACTGTTAATTGTAAGCGCTGCGATTGTGGCGGAGAACGGGAGGCGGTCGATATGAAAGGTTCTCGAAGCTCCAGGCTGTATCTGCTTCTGATCATACTGTGTATAGTGCTGGGAGGTTGTTCGCGGAACTCAGGCGAAGACCCTCAAGGGGCAGCAGACAAGGTTGAGACGGCACCGCTGCAAAGCCCCGGCGTTCAGCATCTGGTTTTTCACAGTGAAGCCCTGGACTGGGATATGCGGCTCAGTGTCTATCTTCCTAAAGGGTACAATGCCTCTCAGCGTTATCCGGTCCTCTATTTCATCCATGGCTACGGCAGCCGGGAGACGGATATGTGGGGTGGGCTGAATATTCAACAGAATGCAGACCGACTGATTGAGGCCGGTCAAATCGAACCGATCATTATCGTTGCTCCACAGATGGACAACAGCTATGGACTGAATGCTGTAGTTAATCCAGGTGATCCCGCAGCACTGGGCGGTGAACGGTATGAGGATTATCTGGTCAAGGATGTTGTGGAATATACAGATTCGCATTTTAATACTATGGCTGAGCGCGGTTCCCGTTATATTGGCGGTATATCGATGGGAGGTTTTATCAGCCTGCATTCGGCGTTTTTGCATAGCGATGTCTATAGCAGGGTTGGCGGGCATAGCCCGGCGCTGTTCCTGGATGATTGGTCTCTTGCCGGAGGCGAGAACGGCCTGATCCAGTTTCTCTATCCGACGGAAGCGCTGCGGCAGGAGCGTGACCCGCTTCTTTTGGCGCAGAACAGGGACTTATCGAAGTTGAGTATCTACCTGGACTGCGGGGCGGAGGATAGCTACCGGTTCTATGAAGGCACGGAGCAACTGTATACCCTGCTTAAGGAGAAGGGCGTGCCGGTAGAATATCACCTCAGAGCAGGCCAGCATGACGGGGACTATTGGAAGAGTCACATGGACGAATATTTGAAGTTCTATGCCGGGAGGACGAAGGGATTATGACGCTTACGAATTACACATTGAATTTTGAAAAGCTGTGTGCTACATATAAGTTGGGCTTACTGAGTGGTGTGCCGGAGCAAATCTCCGGCGGTTTCCTCCACCGGATGTATCGTGTGACCACGAATCAGGCAGAGTATGCAGTGAAGGCGCTTAACCCGCAGCTGATGCGGAAGGAAGCTGTGATGAATAATATGATAGCAGCCGAAAAGGTAGCCATGCTGGCCCGCAGCCAGGGAGTGAACGCACTTCCTGCACTGCTGAATGAGGGAAGCTGTATACATGAAGCGGATGGGCAATATTATTTGCTGTTCCCTTGGATAGAAGGCCGTTCCATCTCTGCGGCTGAAGCGGGGCTGGAGCAATGCATTCTGATCGGACAAGCTCTGGCTGACATCCATGCAGCGGACTTCGCTCCTCTTCACAAAGAGCTTCAAAGGGACAGCACAGCGGAGGAATTACGGACAGATTGGCAAGGGTATGCCTTGCAGGGCGAAGCTATGGGCCTACCATGGGCTGCACCCCTTAAGGCTAATCTGGATAAGCTAAGCTGCTATGAAAAGCAGGTCAATGCCGCTATGGCGGTCCTTAGCGGGAACATAGTCATCAGCCACCGGGATCTGGACCCGAAGAATGTAATGTGGAGCTCTGAAGGCCAGCCCGTGATCATTGACTGGGAGGCCGCAGGCTGGGTTAACCCGGCGCAGGAGCTGATGGAAGTGGCGCTCTATTGGTCAGACTTTGAGAGTGGTCACATCCGCAAGGCAGATTTCTGTGCAGTAATCCATGCTTACCGTAATCAAGGGGGAGAAATTACTGATCCCTGGCCCGAGGTGCTAAGCAGCGGCTTCCACGGCAAAATAGGCTGGCTGGAGTATAGCCTCCGGCGGTCTCTGGGCCTGGAAGGACCGGATATTTCCGAGCGGGAGCTTGGAACGAGTCAGGTGCTGCCTACCCTGCAAGCATTGAATGATTATGCCGGATTCATTCCGGTATGCCTGCAATGGTTTGAAGATCTTTGAACCAACCCAAGGGAGATGAAGCCGGAGTGGAAAAGAACAAAGTTACCTATGAAACGGTTGACCAATATATTGCGGACTTTGCACCGGAGGTCCAGGAGCTTCTGGAGAGCTTGCGTAAGGTCATTTCGAAAGCTGCGCCGGAGGCCGTGGAGAAGATCAGCTACCAGATGCCTACCTGGTTCCTGCATAAGAATCTGGTGCATTTTGCCGCCTTCAAGAACCATATCGGATTCTACCCGGCACCCAGCGGGATTGAAGTCTTCAAGGAAGAGCTGGCGCGTTACAAAGGAGCCAAGGGTTCGGTGCAGTTCCCCATTAATGAGCCGCTCCCCTATGATCTCATTGCCAGAATCGTCAAATTCAGAGTAGCAGAGAATCAGCAGCAGGCTGCAGAAAAGCGGAAGAAGAAATAAGAGAGCGTGCTCATGCCGATCCAACTCAAAATAAGGGGCTGTCCCGAAGCCATGAAGTGGCTACTTGGGACAACCCCTTATAGTTGATGCTGTGATTGATGGTGCATGGAAACTTAATTGTATCTGGTGTATGAATCCCAGTCCTTACAGTGCCTTATCGTCTATGCTGTTCAACCAGCCCTCAATCTCTCCGATAACAGAGCCGATGCAGCCATCCTCGAACGGGGAGGTTAATCCGGCAAGCTTCACCAGCTCCGTGAAGGAGCGGCTGCCTCCGGCCTGACAGAGCTTCAGGTAATCCGGCCAAGCCGAGGTGAAGTCCTCGTTCGAGCGTTTCCAGAACTGGAAGGCGCAGAGCTGGGCCAGGGTATAGTCGATATAGTAGAACGGGGAACGGAAGATATGAGCCTGCTTGTGCCAGAAGCCGCCTTGTTCCAGATAAGCATTGCCGTCATAATCACGGTGCGGCAGGTATTTCCGTTCAATGTCCCGCCAAGCCTGTTTGCGTTCCTGCGGCGTAGCTTCCGGATGCTCGTACACAAAATGCTGGAATTCATCGACAGAGACGCCATAAGGAATGAACTCCAGACTGTCAGCCAGGTGGTTGAAGCGGTACTTGTCCGCCTCCTCCTTGAAGAACAGGTCCATCCATGGCCAGGCGAAGAACTCCATACTCATCGAATGAATCTCAGCGGCTTCGGAGGTCGGGAACGCATATTCAGGGACCTCCATATTCCGGCTGGAATACACCTGGAAGGCGTGCCCGACCTCGTGGGTTAGCACATCGATATCTCCGGAGGTTCCATTGAAGTTGGAGAAAATGAACGGCGCGCGGTAGTCGCTGAAGAAGGTACAGTAGCCGCCGAATTCCTTGCCTTTTTTGCTGACCAGATCCATCAGCCCGTTCTCCTGCATGAAGGTGAAGAATTCACCGGTCTGCGGGGACATCTCCTGGTACATCTTCGCACCATTCGCCACGATCCAGTCCGGGTCTCCCTTAGGGGTAGCGTTGCCGGAATTGAACTTAATACCCTCATCGTAAAATTTCAGCCCGTCCAGCTGAAGGCGTTCGCGCTGGCGCTGCTTCAGCTTCCCTGCAACCGGCACGATATGCTCATGTACCTGCTTGCGGAAGCCTGCTACCATCTCAGCATTATAATCGGTACGTCCCATCCGGTCATACCCGAGCTCCACGAAGCTCTTGTATCCCAGCTTGGCAGCGATTCCCGCCCGGACCTTCACCAGCTCGTCGTAGATCCGGTCGAATTCGGGTTCATGCTTTGCCATGAAGGCATTACGGGCTTCGAATACGCCTTTGCGGACTTCACGGTCCGTGGAAGAATCGAACGGAATCAGCTGTGCCAGCGTGCGTTCTTCGCCCTGGAACAGGATTTTGGCGGACGCGATTAATTGAGAGTATTCGGAGGACAGCTTATTCTCCAGCTGCAGATCTTCAATGACTTCAGGGCTGAAGGTACGCAGTGAGATCTCGGCCAGGCTTAGGAGCTGTGTTCCCCATTCCTGCTCGAACTCGGCTCTATATTTGGAATTGACGAGGGCTCTGTAATAATCCGTGATGTACTCCTGGATCACCGGTCCGGTCTCATCCATATAATCCTGCTCTGCCTTGTAGAATGCATCCTCCGTATCGATGGAGTGGCGGACACTCACGAGGGTCTCCATCGTATCGAAGCGGCTGCGCAGCTTATTGATTGCTGCCACGGCAGCCTTTTGCTCCTCCAGATTGCCTGTCTCCAGGTCCTTCAGCAGAGTGGTGAACTCCTGTTTGAATTGCTCCACATCCGGGCGTTCGTATACATATTCTGTGAATTTCATTTGCTGCATCGCATCCTTTCTTTACCATATAGATCTTATTATATAATCGGCGCCCGCAAAAAACTAATGTTCTTCCGGTAAACTTTGATTATAGCTAAACACTATACTCCTGGCACCGCGCACATCCGTTGTTGAACCAATATGGAAATTATTCTAGAATAGAGTTAATCTGCACCAATTATTAAATCCCGGGAGGTGATGACCCATGTTTCGGATGAGTCAGTATATGAACGGCACGCTCCATGCAAAGCCTGTGAAATAACTAAGGCGAAAGCTTGGCATGGAGCGGATTCATATTCGCCTGAAGTATGTTTTAAGAAATACAGTTATTTATACACAGGCTTTGCCCTTAAAAGATTAATATATTTTAAGGAGCGAGCCAGATATGCAATGTATAAATGCAGCAAAGCTGTTGCCAGACCACCTGCTGAAGGAGATTCAGCAATATATTCAAGGGGAAGCCCTGTATATCCCAACCTGCAAGAGCAAACGCAGAAAATGGGGCGAAAGCTCAGGGGCAGCCGATTACTATAAAGTCCGCAATGCTGAGATCCGTAGCCGCTTCCAAGAAGGTGCAGAGTTGTACCAATTGTGCGAGCAATACGGGTTATCCATCGACAGCATCCGTAAAATTGTATATTCCAAGAACCCGCAGAGCTGATCTGCGGTTTTTTGCGGTTGGAGAGGGCGTGGTTGCCGGGAAAAGTGCCAAGCGGATGCCGTGTATGGTCAAGTGTGCATCGGTAATAGACAGTGGATGGTCAAGAGACATCAGCCAAGCTGCTATAGTTGAGTGTTGATCGGCTAAGGGTGCGATTTTCACAAAGGCTACGGACTGAGATTCCGCTATTGTGGATTTTCAGGACCAAGTGGAACTTTGGCGGACTGACAATCCGTTATTGCTGCTCAGACAGGCCGTTTCGGTGGTTTGTAAGGCGGATAGCGGAATCTCAGTCCGCGAACAAGCGAATAAGTAACAATTTCGGTAAAATAGCGGCTTCTCAGTCCGCGCCATCAGGCTCGTGCGTCTCGTGTACCTCCGACATCAGTCTCCCGCACATCAGCTACCCCAAGCTCGTCATAAAACTAATATTCCAGGGACCCGCAGAGCTGAACTGCGGTTTTTTTTGAGGTTGGTGGGGGGCTACGGACTGAGATTCCGCTAATGTGGATTTACAGCGCCATATGGACTTTTGGCGGACTGACAATCCGTTATTGCTGCTTAGACAGGCCGTTTGAGTGGTTTGTAAGGCGGATAGCGGAATCTCAGTCCGCGAACAAGCGAATAAGTAACAATTTCGGTAAAATAGCGGCTTCTCAGTCCGCGGCATCAGGCTCGTGCACCTCCGCGCCATTAGACTCGTATCCCCCCCGCCACATCAGGCTCACACACTTCCGAGTCAGCCCCCCGGCTACACAGGCTTACGTCTCCCGCCCGCAAGGCTCAGCGCCTACTAGACCCGGAGCTTATACGTGCGAACCCGCTCTGTACCACTCGCCACCTCCAGGACTTGTAGATCAACGAGATGGTGAAGAATGCGCCTCGCTTGGCGGTCACACACCCGCAAATGCGCGGCCAGCTCCAGCGGCGTCAGCGGACGCAGAATACGCCGGGCCAGGCGGACGGTTTCTGCCTCCAGCCAGGATAATGATGCAGATACATCAGTAGCAGCGAATCTGCCAATGAACGCAAGTACAAGCTGCTGGCATAGCTGAGGTTCTTCTGTAATAGACGGATAGGCAATAGGCAAAAAGGTCCAACCGTCCAGCGCCAGCAGACAATGCCGTCTGCATAAGTCTTTGAACCGCCTGACATCAAGGTCCCGTGCATGCGGACCAAAGCCTTGAATCTCAATGCCGCCCTTGGCACCGCCTGGCATATACGCCAGATCTAAATAACAGTAACCGTTGTTGAAATCACGGACCTCCCACTCCGTATATAGAGACTTGAAATTGCCGACAGCGGGAATCCAGACTGAGCGCAGAAACTCTACGGTCCCGTGCCCCAACCCCTTATTAAGAAACTCCAACCTTATTGAACTTGTCTCCGCATGAATCTGTTCCTGAAGCCATTCCTCAACATGCTGCTCGAATCTCGACAATGAAGCTTCCCCTTTACTGTAGATTAGCCGTGAAATCCGCAGTGATCCTGAACACAAGAAAAGCCGCCTCCATAGAGACGCATCCAGAGTTAGCTCCAGATAAACGCTCTATTGAGGCGGCGTGTTCTTCACGACCTATACCGGTTATTATACCGTATTTCTTTTTATAACCGGTACCATTTATTGCAGAAGAACCAATGAAGGAGTTGAGCCTGGTTGGACCTCCCAAACCTGCAGCTTGAACCCGCTGGAGCGCAGCTTGCGCAGAGGCCATTGTATAAGTCTTTTTACAAAAATATACTGTAGCTGTAGGGAGAGAAGGCAGGAGGCGGTGGCGGTGAAAATCACGATTGAGCAGGTTCCGGAGGGCGGTGAGCCTGAAATTATTCTCAGGTGCAATGACCCGGATGAAGCCTTGCTGGGGCTGATCTACTCGGTGAACGCAGGCGCAAGGAAGCTGATTGGTATGACCGGGCTGCAAATGCACATTATCCATCCGCGTGACGTCTACTACTTCGAGGCGGTCGATCATAAGGTGTTCATCTACTGCCAGGAGAAGGTGTATGAGTCAAGGCTGAAGCTGTATGAGCTGGAGACGGAGTATGAGTCTGGCGATTTTTTCAGAGCATCCAAATCCAGTATTCTGAATGTGGCCAAGATCGAGTCGCTCCGCCCGGTGCTTTACGGAAGATACGAGGCGCTGCTGCACAACGGTGAGAAGGTCTACATCTCCAGACAATACGTCCCGGTGCTCAAACGGAAGCTAGGGTTATAGCTGTGCTGTCAACACTTGAATAGGAGGAATACTCATGATTACAACCAGAAAGTATGTGTCTTTGTTCGTGAAGGATCTGCTGGTGGCTTGCGGGGGGCTGATGGTGCTCGCGGCGGTTGTGCTGGCTCTGAACTCAACGGAGATGATCCGGGGCTCGCTGCTGGTGCAGCTGTTCCTGGGGGCTTCGGCATTTACCTGCTTCCGCTATGCGCTGGTGAATACGTATGAGGTAGATCCCAAAGTGCAGACGATCAGCTTCTATCTCTGCTTCATCCTTGCCGATGTGCTGGTAATTCTCTGGCTGTGGCAGTTCGCAGATGGCCCGCTGATGGATAAGGGAGTGCTGGTGCCGTTCGTCATTGTTATTCTGGTGGTCAAAAGTATGGTATACGCGATGATGCACATCGACGGGAAGCGGGAAGCCAAGAAGCTTAATCAGAAGCTGAATGAGTATAAGCAGGGCGGGGATCAAGGAGACGAAGAGCTTTAGGAAGCGCTGGAGTTAAGGAGCATGAAAGCCATCTTGAAGGGGAAGCGGTCCGGGTGGCTTTTTTGGTGCTGAGTAAGCTTGGGGATTTTTGTTACCTTTTGCAAGACTGAACCGTAATAAGCCAAATGCTATACATAATCTTCCATGGAGATGATCTTATGCTGCTTCACAAGGTATCCCTGACAGAAATGATGAGCCGGATTCACGAACCCGGATATTCACCCGAAACTGTGCTTAACCAGTACATGGAGCGTTACAGACGACTTGAGCCGCATATCCATGCATTTGTCCCTGAGTATGACGTTGAAGGGCGTTTGGATTCGGAAAAAGCTCTGCTGCAACGTACCTACAGCGGAGATGAACGTAAACCGGCCCTATTCGGCATTCCTGTGGCCATTAAGGATCTGCTGCATGTAGACGGTCTGCCCACCCGGGCAGGGTCGCAGCTATCTGCTGAGGTGTTAGCTGGTGCCCAAGGGTCTCTGGTCACTAAACTGCGTGCCCTCGGGGCCGTGATTGCGGGCAAGACGGTGACCGAGGAATTCGCCTATAACGGGCCGATTGCTACGCTTAATCCGCATAATACCGCGCATACTCCCGGAGGGTCCAGTGCAGGCTCCGCCGCAGCGGTGGCTGCGGGGCTCTGTCCGCTGGCTGTGGGCACACAGACGCTGCGTTCGGTGATCGCCCCGGCGTCCTTTTGCGGAGTGGTCGGCTTCAAGCCCAGCTACGGGAGGGTTCCGCTGGATGGGGTGCTGCTGTTCTCGCCGTCTTTTGACACGGTAGGGTTCTTCACGCAAG is part of the Paenibacillus sp. FSL M7-0420 genome and harbors:
- a CDS encoding sigma-70 family RNA polymerase sigma factor; amino-acid sequence: MNKANTADLELMDEEVFFERLASEHRKLYALAYSYLRSEADALEAVQEASCRAWMKRKQLKNEQAFTPWLLRITINCCMDELRRKKRVVPAEKLDEKETQEMRSSDRLDLERAMSRIKPKYRHAVMLKYYQDMTTTEIAKVLNKPEGTVKTWLREGLRLLRKYL
- a CDS encoding aminoglycoside phosphotransferase family protein — encoded protein: MTLTNYTLNFEKLCATYKLGLLSGVPEQISGGFLHRMYRVTTNQAEYAVKALNPQLMRKEAVMNNMIAAEKVAMLARSQGVNALPALLNEGSCIHEADGQYYLLFPWIEGRSISAAEAGLEQCILIGQALADIHAADFAPLHKELQRDSTAEELRTDWQGYALQGEAMGLPWAAPLKANLDKLSCYEKQVNAAMAVLSGNIVISHRDLDPKNVMWSSEGQPVIIDWEAAGWVNPAQELMEVALYWSDFESGHIRKADFCAVIHAYRNQGGEITDPWPEVLSSGFHGKIGWLEYSLRRSLGLEGPDISERELGTSQVLPTLQALNDYAGFIPVCLQWFEDL
- a CDS encoding alpha/beta hydrolase produces the protein MKGSRSSRLYLLLIILCIVLGGCSRNSGEDPQGAADKVETAPLQSPGVQHLVFHSEALDWDMRLSVYLPKGYNASQRYPVLYFIHGYGSRETDMWGGLNIQQNADRLIEAGQIEPIIIVAPQMDNSYGLNAVVNPGDPAALGGERYEDYLVKDVVEYTDSHFNTMAERGSRYIGGISMGGFISLHSAFLHSDVYSRVGGHSPALFLDDWSLAGGENGLIQFLYPTEALRQERDPLLLAQNRDLSKLSIYLDCGAEDSYRFYEGTEQLYTLLKEKGVPVEYHLRAGQHDGDYWKSHMDEYLKFYAGRTKGL
- a CDS encoding M3 family oligoendopeptidase, with amino-acid sequence MKFTEYVYERPDVEQFKQEFTTLLKDLETGNLEEQKAAVAAINKLRSRFDTMETLVSVRHSIDTEDAFYKAEQDYMDETGPVIQEYITDYYRALVNSKYRAEFEQEWGTQLLSLAEISLRTFSPEVIEDLQLENKLSSEYSQLIASAKILFQGEERTLAQLIPFDSSTDREVRKGVFEARNAFMAKHEPEFDRIYDELVKVRAGIAAKLGYKSFVELGYDRMGRTDYNAEMVAGFRKQVHEHIVPVAGKLKQRQRERLQLDGLKFYDEGIKFNSGNATPKGDPDWIVANGAKMYQEMSPQTGEFFTFMQENGLMDLVSKKGKEFGGYCTFFSDYRAPFIFSNFNGTSGDIDVLTHEVGHAFQVYSSRNMEVPEYAFPTSEAAEIHSMSMEFFAWPWMDLFFKEEADKYRFNHLADSLEFIPYGVSVDEFQHFVYEHPEATPQERKQAWRDIERKYLPHRDYDGNAYLEQGGFWHKQAHIFRSPFYYIDYTLAQLCAFQFWKRSNEDFTSAWPDYLKLCQAGGSRSFTELVKLAGLTSPFEDGCIGSVIGEIEGWLNSIDDKAL
- a CDS encoding transcriptional regulator produces the protein MSRFEQHVEEWLQEQIHAETSSIRLEFLNKGLGHGTVEFLRSVWIPAVGNFKSLYTEWEVRDFNNGYCYLDLAYMPGGAKGGIEIQGFGPHARDLDVRRFKDLCRRHCLLALDGWTFLPIAYPSITEEPQLCQQLVLAFIGRFAATDVSASLSWLEAETVRLARRILRPLTPLELAAHLRVCDRQARRILHHLVDLQVLEVASGTERVRTYKLRV
- a CDS encoding CD3324 family protein, giving the protein MQCINAAKLLPDHLLKEIQQYIQGEALYIPTCKSKRRKWGESSGAADYYKVRNAEIRSRFQEGAELYQLCEQYGLSIDSIRKIVYSKNPQS
- a CDS encoding iron chaperone, translating into MEKNKVTYETVDQYIADFAPEVQELLESLRKVISKAAPEAVEKISYQMPTWFLHKNLVHFAAFKNHIGFYPAPSGIEVFKEELARYKGAKGSVQFPINEPLPYDLIARIVKFRVAENQQQAAEKRKKK
- a CDS encoding LytTR family DNA-binding domain-containing protein; the encoded protein is MKITIEQVPEGGEPEIILRCNDPDEALLGLIYSVNAGARKLIGMTGLQMHIIHPRDVYYFEAVDHKVFIYCQEKVYESRLKLYELETEYESGDFFRASKSSILNVAKIESLRPVLYGRYEALLHNGEKVYISRQYVPVLKRKLGL